A part of Nocardioides sp. WS12 genomic DNA contains:
- a CDS encoding class I SAM-dependent methyltransferase, which translates to MTAVEAKADQTEELAGALVERLFDHTIATLELSTVWLGTRLRLYDALATPGTVAEVALRSGVRERYVREWLEQQAIAGLVTVVEAHADPGIRRFGLSDAQRLVLADVSSPFSASALALLAGGFGAALPQVLDAWRAGTGVSFGAYGDDVREGQGLFNKGDYDERLVQDWLPVLPEVDALLSREGACALDLGCGVGWSTLALAGARPGLTAVGVDLDEASIMDARANAVDAGLGDRARFEVATSDTDHGTSAYDVAFFLESLHDMGRPIEALAAVRRALRPGGLVVVMDERAEEAFAPDGSPLERLLAACSVLHCLPVSLAEPGSTGTGAVFRPSILRAYAEAAGYAEVRMAPIEHDFMRFYVLVP; encoded by the coding sequence GTGACCGCCGTGGAGGCCAAGGCCGACCAGACCGAGGAACTGGCCGGCGCACTCGTCGAGCGACTCTTCGACCACACGATCGCCACGCTCGAGCTGTCGACGGTCTGGCTCGGGACCCGCCTCCGCCTCTACGACGCCCTGGCCACGCCGGGGACGGTCGCCGAGGTCGCGCTGCGCTCGGGTGTCCGGGAGCGCTACGTCCGCGAATGGCTCGAGCAGCAGGCCATCGCGGGCCTGGTCACGGTCGTGGAGGCCCACGCCGACCCGGGCATCCGGAGGTTCGGGCTCTCCGATGCCCAGCGACTCGTCCTCGCCGATGTCAGCAGCCCGTTCTCTGCCAGCGCACTCGCCCTGCTGGCCGGTGGCTTCGGTGCGGCGCTGCCGCAGGTGCTGGACGCCTGGCGCGCCGGCACGGGCGTTTCCTTCGGTGCGTACGGCGACGACGTGCGCGAAGGACAGGGGCTGTTCAACAAGGGGGACTACGACGAACGGCTCGTCCAGGACTGGCTCCCGGTCCTCCCCGAGGTGGATGCACTGCTCAGCCGCGAGGGCGCCTGCGCGCTCGACCTCGGTTGCGGTGTCGGGTGGTCGACCCTCGCGCTGGCCGGGGCGCGTCCCGGGCTGACCGCCGTCGGCGTCGACCTAGACGAGGCGTCGATCATGGACGCTCGCGCGAATGCGGTGGACGCAGGGCTCGGGGACCGGGCCCGGTTCGAGGTGGCCACCTCCGATACCGACCACGGCACGTCGGCGTACGACGTCGCCTTCTTCCTCGAGAGCCTGCACGACATGGGCCGCCCCATCGAGGCCTTGGCCGCCGTACGACGAGCGCTGCGACCCGGCGGATTGGTGGTCGTCATGGACGAGCGCGCGGAGGAGGCGTTCGCTCCCGACGGCTCGCCGCTCGAGCGGTTGCTCGCTGCCTGCAGCGTCCTGCACTGCCTGCCCGTGAGCCTGGCCGAGCCCGGTTCCACGGGAACGGGCGCGGTGTTCCGACCCTCGATCCTGCGGGCCTACGCGGAGGCTGCCGGGTATGCGGAGGTGCGGATGGCTCCGATCGAGCACGACTTCATGAGGTTCTACGTGCTGGTGCCCTGA
- a CDS encoding NUDIX hydrolase — MRQFASIILVDPRGWILLQERDEHPVIDPERWGFVGGHVDEGEDPEAAAYRELEEETGLRMVVPNLQLWRETTVFHEGYGTHDTVWVYIGLTAATDADITVGEGRQIVFVDPAQIPNLPLGAGAAQILPDFFNSNFYQELLP; from the coding sequence GTGCGTCAGTTTGCCTCGATCATCCTGGTCGATCCCCGTGGCTGGATCCTGCTGCAGGAGCGCGACGAGCATCCGGTGATCGACCCCGAACGCTGGGGGTTCGTGGGTGGCCACGTCGACGAGGGGGAAGACCCTGAGGCGGCCGCCTATCGCGAGCTCGAGGAGGAGACCGGACTGCGCATGGTCGTGCCCAACCTGCAGCTGTGGCGCGAGACCACGGTCTTCCACGAGGGCTACGGCACCCATGACACCGTCTGGGTCTACATCGGCCTGACCGCTGCGACCGATGCCGACATCACCGTCGGTGAGGGACGCCAGATCGTGTTCGTTGACCCTGCGCAGATCCCGAACCTGCCACTGGGCGCGGGGGCGGCGCAGATCCTCCCCGACTTCTTCAACTCGAACTTCTACCAGGAGCTGCTGCCATGA
- a CDS encoding SMP-30/gluconolactonase/LRE family protein: MTGPAFTVIPVPGPGAEDVVVATSGPDAGSVFTGTEDGAIFRLSPDGARIDRIANTGGRPLGLEWSPDGRLLVCDAARGLLWVDPATGAIDPITADVDGVPMKFCNNAAIASDGTLWWSDSSTQFGIHQWKHDFVRNTRTGRLFRRDPDGTITTVVTGLAFANGVALSTAEDFVCVAETGARTVVRYWLSGPDKGKQDLLCTDLPGYPDNIARGSDGLIWITIASPVDPLVERVQRGPMGLRKLVTLLPDALQPKPKQTVRVVAYDDRGRLVHDVDLRPGDHGASYHMVTGVREHDGMLWMGSLHEAAVACFDLSAITTTTA, encoded by the coding sequence ATGACCGGTCCCGCGTTCACCGTCATTCCCGTCCCCGGCCCGGGAGCAGAGGACGTCGTCGTCGCGACGTCGGGCCCTGACGCGGGCAGCGTGTTCACTGGCACCGAGGACGGCGCGATCTTCCGGCTCTCCCCGGACGGTGCGCGGATCGACCGCATCGCCAACACGGGCGGACGCCCGCTCGGACTGGAGTGGTCGCCCGACGGGCGCCTCCTGGTCTGCGACGCCGCCCGCGGACTGCTGTGGGTCGACCCGGCGACCGGCGCGATCGACCCGATCACCGCTGACGTCGACGGCGTGCCGATGAAGTTCTGCAACAACGCCGCCATCGCCTCCGACGGCACCCTGTGGTGGTCCGACTCCTCCACGCAGTTCGGCATCCACCAGTGGAAGCACGACTTCGTCCGCAACACCCGCACCGGCCGACTGTTCCGGCGCGACCCCGACGGCACGATCACCACGGTCGTCACCGGTCTCGCCTTCGCCAACGGCGTCGCCCTCTCGACGGCCGAGGACTTCGTGTGCGTTGCCGAGACGGGCGCCCGCACCGTGGTCCGGTACTGGCTCAGCGGCCCCGACAAGGGCAAGCAGGACCTGCTCTGCACCGACCTGCCCGGCTACCCCGACAACATCGCGCGCGGCTCCGACGGGCTGATCTGGATCACGATCGCCAGCCCGGTCGATCCTCTCGTCGAGCGGGTTCAGCGCGGCCCGATGGGTTTGCGCAAGTTGGTCACCCTGCTGCCCGATGCCCTGCAACCCAAGCCCAAGCAGACCGTCCGGGTCGTTGCGTACGACGACCGCGGTCGCCTCGTGCACGACGTGGACCTCCGCCCGGGCGACCACGGGGCGTCGTACCACATGGTGACGGGGGTGCGGGAGCACGACGGAATGCTCTGGATGGGCAGCCTGCACGAGGCCGCGGTCGCGTGCTTCGACCTTTCCGCAATCACAACGACGACCGCCTAG